In Solanum pennellii chromosome 3, SPENNV200, a single window of DNA contains:
- the LOC107014533 gene encoding protein ROOT HAIR DEFECTIVE 3 isoform X1 — MDNKDECCSTHLIDGDGMFNVAGVENFMKEVKLAECGLSYAVVSIMGPQSSGKSTLLNHLFHTNFREMDAYKGRSQTTKGIWMARCAGIEPCTLVMDLEGTDGRERGEDDTAFEKQSALFALAVSDIVLINMWCHDIGREQAANKPLLKTVFQVKYIDVSLYEHSFRMFYNLLFFDQVMMRLFSPRKTTLMFVIRDKTRTPLENLEPVLREDIQKIWDSVPKPQAHKDTPLSEFFNVEVVALSSFEEKEEQFKEQVASLRQRFFHSIAPGGLAGDRRAVVPASGFSFSSQQIWKVIKENKDLDLPAHKVMVATVRCEEIANEKYVSFTENEEWSQLEEAVNSHSVRGFGRKVSSILDACLSEYDVEATFFDEGVRSSKRKHLEEKLLQLVQPAYQSMLGHIRSDAFERFKEAFEKALKGGKGFALAARECADSFMTHFDEECSDAIIDQAKWDSSRVKDKLRRDVDAHIAEVRSAKLAEVTTLYETKLNEALAGPVEALLDGAGDDTWPAIRKLLQRETDTAVSGFAAALSGFEMDEESRDNMVLRLKDYARGVVEAKAKEEAGRVLSRMKDRFSTLFSHDQDSMPRIWTGKEDIRAITKTARSASLKLLSVMAAVRLEDESDSIDKVLIVALVDGKAGASSSKSITSVDPLASSTWDEVLPSKTLITPVQCKSLWRQFKTETEYVVSQAIAAQEASKRNNNWLPPPWAIAAMVILGFNEFMTLLRNPLYLGFIFVAYLLFKALWVQMDISGEFRNGVLPGLLSLSTKFLPTIMNLLKRLAEEGQGVANGQPQANPALSSKSFRGSTNDHGDVSTSGTSEVTSENGTEYSSSSLHDKAQ, encoded by the exons ATGG ATAACAAGGATGAGTGTTGTTCAACTCACCTCATTGATGGGGATGGAATGTTCAATGTTGCTGGAGTCGAGAACTTCATGAAGGAAGTTAAACTAGCAGAATGTGGTCTTTCATATGCCGTAGTGTCTATTATGGGCCCACAAAGTAGCG GGAAAAGTACTCTGTTAAATCATCTTTTTCATACTAACTTTAGAGAGATGGATGCATACAAGGGAAG GTCGCAAACTACAAAAGGTATTTGGATGGCTCGATGTGCTGGGATTGAGCCTTGCACCCTTGTCATGGATTTAGAAGGCACAGACGGTAGAGAACGAGGAGAG GATGACACTGCATTTGAGAAGCAGAGTGCTCTATTTGCACTTGCTGTTTCTGATATAGTGCTCATCAATAT GTGGTGTCATGATATTGGTCGTGAGCAGGCTGCAAATAAGCCTCTTTTGAAGACTGTCTTCCAGGTAAAGTACATAGATGTTTCTTTATATGAACATTCCTTCCGGATGTTTTACAACTTACTCTTTTTTGACCAGGTTATGATGAGGTTATTTAGTCCACGTAAAACGACATTGATGTTTGTTATCCGTGACAAAACAAGG ACTCCCCTCGAAAACTTGGAACCTGTTCTAAGGGAAGACATTCAGAAG ATATGGGATTCTGTCCCAAAGCCGCAAGCTCACAAGGATACACCGTTAAGTGAGTTTTTTAAT GTCGAGGTCGTGGCTCTTTCTAGTTTTGAAGAGAAGGAAGAACAATTCAAAGAGCAG GTGGCTAGTCTAAGACAACGATTCTTTCATTCTATTGCACCTGGTGGGCTTGCTGGAGATAGGCGGGCTGTTGTTCCTGCATCAGGCTTTTCATTTAGTTCACAACAGATATGGAAGGTTATAAAGGAGAACAAGGACCTTGACCTGCCTGCCCATAAG GTTATGGTAGCTACGGTGCGGTgtgaagagattgccaatgaaAAATATGTTTCTTTCACTGAAAACGAG GAATGGTCTCAATTAGAAGAGGCAGTTAATTCTCATTCTGTACGAGGCTTTGGAAGGAAGGTCAGCTCAATTTTGGACGCTTGTCTATCAGA GTATGATGTCGAGGCTACCTTCTTTGATGAAGGGGTTAGATCCTCAAAGCGAAAGCATTTGGAAGAGAAATTGCTTCAG CTTGTCCAACCAGCCTACCAATCTATGCTGGGACACATCCGATCTGATGCTTTTGAAAGATTTAAAGAAGCGTTTGAGAAGGCTTTGAAGGGGGGTAAAGGGTTTGCTCTGGCTGCTCGTGAATGTGCTGACTCTTTTATGACCCATTTTGATGAAGAATGCTCAG ATGCTATTATTGACCAAGCAAAATGGGACTCATCTAGAGTGAAGGATAAGCTGAGGCGTGATGTAGATGCTCATATTGCTGAAGTTCGCAGTGCCAAGCTGGCTGAAGTGACAACCCTCTATGAG ACAAAACTGAACGAGGCATTGGCTGGACCTGTTGAGGCTCTTTTAGATGGAGCTGGCGATGATACATGGCCGGCAATAAGAAAATTGCTTCAGCGTGAGACTGATACAGCAGTCTCTGGTTTTGCTGCTGCACTTTCTGGTTTTGAAATGGATGAAGAAAGTAGGGATAACATGGTTTTGCGGTTGAAAGATTATGCACGAGGAGTAGTTGAAGCAAAGGCAAAGGAAGAAGCTGGAAGGGTCTTGAGTCGCATGAAGGACAG GTTTTCAACATTGTTCAGCCATGATCAAGATTCTATGCCACGAATTTGGACTGGCAAGGAAGATATTCGCGCAATCACTAAAACAGCACGATCAGCT TCTCTGAAGCTCCTGTCAGTTATGGCTGCAGTTCGCTTGGAAGATGAGAGTGACAGTATAGACAAAGTACTTATAGTTGCTCTTGTAGATGGAAAAGCAGGGGCTTCCTCCTCAAAGAGCATTACATCAGTTGATCCTCTAGCATCTAGCACTTGGGATGAG GTCCTTCCATCAAAAACTTTGATTACACCTGTCCAGTGCAAGTCTTTGTGGAGGCAATTCAAGACGGAGACTGAATATGTTGTTTCACAAGCCATTGCTGCTCAG GAAGCTAGCAAGAGAAACAATAATTGGTTACCACCTCCATGGGCAATTGCTGCCATGGTGATTTTGGGTTTCAATGAATTCATGACACTTTTAAG AAATCCTTTATATTTAGGGTTTATATTTGTCGCCTATCTGCTGTTTAAAGCTCTTTGGGTGCAAATGGATATCTCAGGCGAATTCCGCAATGGAGTT CTTCCTGGACTTCTCTCTTTATCCACGAAGTTCCTTCCTACAATCATGAATCTTCTTAAACGACTAGCAGAGGAAGGACAAGGTGTGGCAAATGGTCAACCTCAGGCTAACCCCGCTCTTTCATCAAAGAGCTTCCGCGGTAGCACAAACGATCACGGTGATGTATCAACCAGTGGTACATCCGAAGTAACTTCAGAAAATGGAACAGAATACTCTAGCTCCTCCTTACATGACAAAGCACAGTAA
- the LOC107014533 gene encoding protein ROOT HAIR DEFECTIVE 3 isoform X3, with protein MDNKDECCSTHLIDGDGMFNVAGVENFMKEVKLAECGLSYAVVSIMGPQSSGKSTLLNHLFHTNFREMDAYKGRSQTTKGIWMARCAGIEPCTLVMDLEGTDGRERGEDDTAFEKQSALFALAVSDIVLINMWCHDIGREQAANKPLLKTVFQVMMRLFSPRKTTLMFVIRDKTRTPLENLEPVLREDIQKIWDSVPKPQAHKDTPLSEFFNVEVVALSSFEEKEEQFKEQVASLRQRFFHSIAPGGLAGDRRAVVPASGFSFSSQQIWKVIKENKDLDLPAHKVMVATVRCEEIANEKYVSFTENEEWSQLEEAVNSHSVRGFGRKVSSILDACLSEYDVEATFFDEGVRSSKRKHLEEKLLQLVQPAYQSMLGHIRSDAFERFKEAFEKALKGGKGFALAARECADSFMTHFDEECSDAIIDQAKWDSSRVKDKLRRDVDAHIAEVRSAKLAEVTTLYETKLNEALAGPVEALLDGAGDDTWPAIRKLLQRETDTAVSGFAAALSGFEMDEESRDNMVLRLKDYARGVVEAKAKEEAGRVLSRMKDRFSTLFSHDQDSMPRIWTGKEDIRAITKTARSASLKLLSVMAAVRLEDESDSIDKVLIVALVDGKAGASSSKSITSVDPLASSTWDEVLPSKTLITPVQCKSLWRQFKTETEYVVSQAIAAQEASKRNNNWLPPPWAIAAMVILGFNEFMTLLRNPLYLGFIFVAYLLFKALWVQMDISGEFRNGVLPGLLSLSTKFLPTIMNLLKRLAEEGQGVANGQPQANPALSSKSFRGSTNDHGDVSTSGTSEVTSENGTEYSSSSLHDKAQ; from the exons ATGG ATAACAAGGATGAGTGTTGTTCAACTCACCTCATTGATGGGGATGGAATGTTCAATGTTGCTGGAGTCGAGAACTTCATGAAGGAAGTTAAACTAGCAGAATGTGGTCTTTCATATGCCGTAGTGTCTATTATGGGCCCACAAAGTAGCG GGAAAAGTACTCTGTTAAATCATCTTTTTCATACTAACTTTAGAGAGATGGATGCATACAAGGGAAG GTCGCAAACTACAAAAGGTATTTGGATGGCTCGATGTGCTGGGATTGAGCCTTGCACCCTTGTCATGGATTTAGAAGGCACAGACGGTAGAGAACGAGGAGAG GATGACACTGCATTTGAGAAGCAGAGTGCTCTATTTGCACTTGCTGTTTCTGATATAGTGCTCATCAATAT GTGGTGTCATGATATTGGTCGTGAGCAGGCTGCAAATAAGCCTCTTTTGAAGACTGTCTTCCAG GTTATGATGAGGTTATTTAGTCCACGTAAAACGACATTGATGTTTGTTATCCGTGACAAAACAAGG ACTCCCCTCGAAAACTTGGAACCTGTTCTAAGGGAAGACATTCAGAAG ATATGGGATTCTGTCCCAAAGCCGCAAGCTCACAAGGATACACCGTTAAGTGAGTTTTTTAAT GTCGAGGTCGTGGCTCTTTCTAGTTTTGAAGAGAAGGAAGAACAATTCAAAGAGCAG GTGGCTAGTCTAAGACAACGATTCTTTCATTCTATTGCACCTGGTGGGCTTGCTGGAGATAGGCGGGCTGTTGTTCCTGCATCAGGCTTTTCATTTAGTTCACAACAGATATGGAAGGTTATAAAGGAGAACAAGGACCTTGACCTGCCTGCCCATAAG GTTATGGTAGCTACGGTGCGGTgtgaagagattgccaatgaaAAATATGTTTCTTTCACTGAAAACGAG GAATGGTCTCAATTAGAAGAGGCAGTTAATTCTCATTCTGTACGAGGCTTTGGAAGGAAGGTCAGCTCAATTTTGGACGCTTGTCTATCAGA GTATGATGTCGAGGCTACCTTCTTTGATGAAGGGGTTAGATCCTCAAAGCGAAAGCATTTGGAAGAGAAATTGCTTCAG CTTGTCCAACCAGCCTACCAATCTATGCTGGGACACATCCGATCTGATGCTTTTGAAAGATTTAAAGAAGCGTTTGAGAAGGCTTTGAAGGGGGGTAAAGGGTTTGCTCTGGCTGCTCGTGAATGTGCTGACTCTTTTATGACCCATTTTGATGAAGAATGCTCAG ATGCTATTATTGACCAAGCAAAATGGGACTCATCTAGAGTGAAGGATAAGCTGAGGCGTGATGTAGATGCTCATATTGCTGAAGTTCGCAGTGCCAAGCTGGCTGAAGTGACAACCCTCTATGAG ACAAAACTGAACGAGGCATTGGCTGGACCTGTTGAGGCTCTTTTAGATGGAGCTGGCGATGATACATGGCCGGCAATAAGAAAATTGCTTCAGCGTGAGACTGATACAGCAGTCTCTGGTTTTGCTGCTGCACTTTCTGGTTTTGAAATGGATGAAGAAAGTAGGGATAACATGGTTTTGCGGTTGAAAGATTATGCACGAGGAGTAGTTGAAGCAAAGGCAAAGGAAGAAGCTGGAAGGGTCTTGAGTCGCATGAAGGACAG GTTTTCAACATTGTTCAGCCATGATCAAGATTCTATGCCACGAATTTGGACTGGCAAGGAAGATATTCGCGCAATCACTAAAACAGCACGATCAGCT TCTCTGAAGCTCCTGTCAGTTATGGCTGCAGTTCGCTTGGAAGATGAGAGTGACAGTATAGACAAAGTACTTATAGTTGCTCTTGTAGATGGAAAAGCAGGGGCTTCCTCCTCAAAGAGCATTACATCAGTTGATCCTCTAGCATCTAGCACTTGGGATGAG GTCCTTCCATCAAAAACTTTGATTACACCTGTCCAGTGCAAGTCTTTGTGGAGGCAATTCAAGACGGAGACTGAATATGTTGTTTCACAAGCCATTGCTGCTCAG GAAGCTAGCAAGAGAAACAATAATTGGTTACCACCTCCATGGGCAATTGCTGCCATGGTGATTTTGGGTTTCAATGAATTCATGACACTTTTAAG AAATCCTTTATATTTAGGGTTTATATTTGTCGCCTATCTGCTGTTTAAAGCTCTTTGGGTGCAAATGGATATCTCAGGCGAATTCCGCAATGGAGTT CTTCCTGGACTTCTCTCTTTATCCACGAAGTTCCTTCCTACAATCATGAATCTTCTTAAACGACTAGCAGAGGAAGGACAAGGTGTGGCAAATGGTCAACCTCAGGCTAACCCCGCTCTTTCATCAAAGAGCTTCCGCGGTAGCACAAACGATCACGGTGATGTATCAACCAGTGGTACATCCGAAGTAACTTCAGAAAATGGAACAGAATACTCTAGCTCCTCCTTACATGACAAAGCACAGTAA
- the LOC107014533 gene encoding protein ROOT HAIR DEFECTIVE 3 isoform X2 translates to MLSDNKDECCSTHLIDGDGMFNVAGVENFMKEVKLAECGLSYAVVSIMGPQSSGKSTLLNHLFHTNFREMDAYKGRSQTTKGIWMARCAGIEPCTLVMDLEGTDGRERGEDDTAFEKQSALFALAVSDIVLINMWCHDIGREQAANKPLLKTVFQVMMRLFSPRKTTLMFVIRDKTRTPLENLEPVLREDIQKIWDSVPKPQAHKDTPLSEFFNVEVVALSSFEEKEEQFKEQVASLRQRFFHSIAPGGLAGDRRAVVPASGFSFSSQQIWKVIKENKDLDLPAHKVMVATVRCEEIANEKYVSFTENEEWSQLEEAVNSHSVRGFGRKVSSILDACLSEYDVEATFFDEGVRSSKRKHLEEKLLQLVQPAYQSMLGHIRSDAFERFKEAFEKALKGGKGFALAARECADSFMTHFDEECSDAIIDQAKWDSSRVKDKLRRDVDAHIAEVRSAKLAEVTTLYETKLNEALAGPVEALLDGAGDDTWPAIRKLLQRETDTAVSGFAAALSGFEMDEESRDNMVLRLKDYARGVVEAKAKEEAGRVLSRMKDRFSTLFSHDQDSMPRIWTGKEDIRAITKTARSASLKLLSVMAAVRLEDESDSIDKVLIVALVDGKAGASSSKSITSVDPLASSTWDEVLPSKTLITPVQCKSLWRQFKTETEYVVSQAIAAQEASKRNNNWLPPPWAIAAMVILGFNEFMTLLRNPLYLGFIFVAYLLFKALWVQMDISGEFRNGVLPGLLSLSTKFLPTIMNLLKRLAEEGQGVANGQPQANPALSSKSFRGSTNDHGDVSTSGTSEVTSENGTEYSSSSLHDKAQ, encoded by the exons ATGCTTTCAGATAACAAGGATGAGTGTTGTTCAACTCACCTCATTGATGGGGATGGAATGTTCAATGTTGCTGGAGTCGAGAACTTCATGAAGGAAGTTAAACTAGCAGAATGTGGTCTTTCATATGCCGTAGTGTCTATTATGGGCCCACAAAGTAGCG GGAAAAGTACTCTGTTAAATCATCTTTTTCATACTAACTTTAGAGAGATGGATGCATACAAGGGAAG GTCGCAAACTACAAAAGGTATTTGGATGGCTCGATGTGCTGGGATTGAGCCTTGCACCCTTGTCATGGATTTAGAAGGCACAGACGGTAGAGAACGAGGAGAG GATGACACTGCATTTGAGAAGCAGAGTGCTCTATTTGCACTTGCTGTTTCTGATATAGTGCTCATCAATAT GTGGTGTCATGATATTGGTCGTGAGCAGGCTGCAAATAAGCCTCTTTTGAAGACTGTCTTCCAG GTTATGATGAGGTTATTTAGTCCACGTAAAACGACATTGATGTTTGTTATCCGTGACAAAACAAGG ACTCCCCTCGAAAACTTGGAACCTGTTCTAAGGGAAGACATTCAGAAG ATATGGGATTCTGTCCCAAAGCCGCAAGCTCACAAGGATACACCGTTAAGTGAGTTTTTTAAT GTCGAGGTCGTGGCTCTTTCTAGTTTTGAAGAGAAGGAAGAACAATTCAAAGAGCAG GTGGCTAGTCTAAGACAACGATTCTTTCATTCTATTGCACCTGGTGGGCTTGCTGGAGATAGGCGGGCTGTTGTTCCTGCATCAGGCTTTTCATTTAGTTCACAACAGATATGGAAGGTTATAAAGGAGAACAAGGACCTTGACCTGCCTGCCCATAAG GTTATGGTAGCTACGGTGCGGTgtgaagagattgccaatgaaAAATATGTTTCTTTCACTGAAAACGAG GAATGGTCTCAATTAGAAGAGGCAGTTAATTCTCATTCTGTACGAGGCTTTGGAAGGAAGGTCAGCTCAATTTTGGACGCTTGTCTATCAGA GTATGATGTCGAGGCTACCTTCTTTGATGAAGGGGTTAGATCCTCAAAGCGAAAGCATTTGGAAGAGAAATTGCTTCAG CTTGTCCAACCAGCCTACCAATCTATGCTGGGACACATCCGATCTGATGCTTTTGAAAGATTTAAAGAAGCGTTTGAGAAGGCTTTGAAGGGGGGTAAAGGGTTTGCTCTGGCTGCTCGTGAATGTGCTGACTCTTTTATGACCCATTTTGATGAAGAATGCTCAG ATGCTATTATTGACCAAGCAAAATGGGACTCATCTAGAGTGAAGGATAAGCTGAGGCGTGATGTAGATGCTCATATTGCTGAAGTTCGCAGTGCCAAGCTGGCTGAAGTGACAACCCTCTATGAG ACAAAACTGAACGAGGCATTGGCTGGACCTGTTGAGGCTCTTTTAGATGGAGCTGGCGATGATACATGGCCGGCAATAAGAAAATTGCTTCAGCGTGAGACTGATACAGCAGTCTCTGGTTTTGCTGCTGCACTTTCTGGTTTTGAAATGGATGAAGAAAGTAGGGATAACATGGTTTTGCGGTTGAAAGATTATGCACGAGGAGTAGTTGAAGCAAAGGCAAAGGAAGAAGCTGGAAGGGTCTTGAGTCGCATGAAGGACAG GTTTTCAACATTGTTCAGCCATGATCAAGATTCTATGCCACGAATTTGGACTGGCAAGGAAGATATTCGCGCAATCACTAAAACAGCACGATCAGCT TCTCTGAAGCTCCTGTCAGTTATGGCTGCAGTTCGCTTGGAAGATGAGAGTGACAGTATAGACAAAGTACTTATAGTTGCTCTTGTAGATGGAAAAGCAGGGGCTTCCTCCTCAAAGAGCATTACATCAGTTGATCCTCTAGCATCTAGCACTTGGGATGAG GTCCTTCCATCAAAAACTTTGATTACACCTGTCCAGTGCAAGTCTTTGTGGAGGCAATTCAAGACGGAGACTGAATATGTTGTTTCACAAGCCATTGCTGCTCAG GAAGCTAGCAAGAGAAACAATAATTGGTTACCACCTCCATGGGCAATTGCTGCCATGGTGATTTTGGGTTTCAATGAATTCATGACACTTTTAAG AAATCCTTTATATTTAGGGTTTATATTTGTCGCCTATCTGCTGTTTAAAGCTCTTTGGGTGCAAATGGATATCTCAGGCGAATTCCGCAATGGAGTT CTTCCTGGACTTCTCTCTTTATCCACGAAGTTCCTTCCTACAATCATGAATCTTCTTAAACGACTAGCAGAGGAAGGACAAGGTGTGGCAAATGGTCAACCTCAGGCTAACCCCGCTCTTTCATCAAAGAGCTTCCGCGGTAGCACAAACGATCACGGTGATGTATCAACCAGTGGTACATCCGAAGTAACTTCAGAAAATGGAACAGAATACTCTAGCTCCTCCTTACATGACAAAGCACAGTAA